A single window of Paenibacillus sp. SYP-B4298 DNA harbors:
- the panB gene encoding 3-methyl-2-oxobutanoate hydroxymethyltransferase — translation MSKPLTVTKMKQMKQNKEPITVVTAYDYPSARLAEEAGVDMILVGDSLGNVVLGYDTTIPVTVDDMVYHTRAVARGAGSTFIIADMPFMSYHVSKEETLRAAARLMQEGHATSIKVEGGAEIAQEVQACVRAGIPVMGHLGLTPQSVHMLGGYRVQGKDEASASKLLDDALALEQAGAFAVVLELVTEPVADMISSRLSIPTIGIGAGRGCDGQVLVYHDILQYASPYQPKKFVKTYADVGSTIRGAIRSYVEDVKERRFPAEEHVFAPGETRQAEPALYGAAKGNKE, via the coding sequence ATGAGTAAGCCGTTGACGGTAACCAAGATGAAGCAAATGAAGCAAAACAAGGAGCCGATCACTGTTGTAACCGCGTATGACTATCCTTCCGCACGTCTGGCGGAGGAAGCGGGAGTCGACATGATCTTGGTGGGCGATTCGCTCGGCAATGTCGTGCTCGGCTACGATACGACGATTCCGGTAACGGTAGATGATATGGTCTACCATACACGGGCGGTGGCGCGGGGAGCCGGCTCTACGTTTATTATAGCGGATATGCCGTTCATGTCCTATCATGTTAGCAAGGAAGAAACATTGCGCGCTGCGGCCAGACTGATGCAGGAGGGCCATGCCACCTCGATTAAGGTGGAAGGCGGCGCTGAGATTGCCCAGGAGGTGCAAGCATGTGTGCGGGCGGGCATTCCCGTTATGGGGCATCTGGGATTAACGCCGCAATCGGTTCATATGCTGGGCGGCTACCGTGTACAGGGCAAGGATGAGGCGTCCGCCAGCAAGCTGCTGGATGATGCGCTTGCATTGGAGCAGGCCGGTGCATTCGCCGTCGTGCTGGAGCTGGTCACGGAGCCAGTAGCAGACATGATTAGCAGTCGGTTGTCAATTCCTACGATCGGTATTGGAGCGGGCCGGGGCTGTGATGGCCAAGTGCTGGTCTATCATGATATTTTGCAGTACGCTTCGCCCTACCAGCCTAAGAAATTTGTTAAAACCTACGCAGATGTCGGCTCGACCATTCGCGGGGCCATCCGCTCCTATGTGGAGGATGTCAAGGAGCGCCGCTTCCCTGCAGAGGAGCATGTATTTGCTCCAGGAGAGACGAGGCAGGCGGAGCCTGCTCTGTACGGCGCAGCAAAGGGGAATAAAGAATGA